The following are from one region of the Populus trichocarpa isolate Nisqually-1 chromosome 8, P.trichocarpa_v4.1, whole genome shotgun sequence genome:
- the LOC18101569 gene encoding proteasome subunit beta type-2-A, producing MECVFGLVGNDFVIVVADTSAVNSILVHKTNEDKIMKLDSHKLIAASGESGDRVQFTEYIQKNVALYHFRNGIPLTTAAAANFTRGELATALRKNPYMVNILLAGFDRETGPSLYYIDYIATLHKVDKGAFGYGSFFCLSMMDRHYHSGMSVEEAVELVDKCIMEIRSRLVVAPPNFVIKIVDRDGAREYAWRESVKDTPTAQSEGLAV from the exons atggagtgCGTATTCGGACTTGTGGGTAATGATTTCGTAATCGTAGTAGCAGACACATCTGCCGTTAACAGCATCTTGGTCCATAAAACCAACGAAGACAAGATTATGAAACTCGACTCTCACAAGCTCATCGCTGCTAGCGGTGAGTCCGGTGACCG aGTTCAATTCACGGAGTATATTCAGAAGAACGTGGCTTTGTATCATTTCCGTAATGGGATTCCCTTGACCACCGCAGCTGCTGCTAATTTTACCCGTGGAGAGCTCGCTACTGCTTTGAGAAAG AACCCTTACATGGTAAACATCCTACTGGCTGGCTTTGACAGAGAGACAGGCCCCTCTCTATACTACATCGACTATATTGCTACCCTTCACAAGGTTGACAAGGGAGCATTTGGTTACGGGTCCTTTTTTTGTCTCTCCATGATGGACAGACACTACCACAGTGGTATGTCAGTGGAAGAGGCAGTTGAATTGGTTGATAAATGCATAATGGAGATTCGATCCAGGTTGGTTGTGGCGCCACCGAACTTTGTGATCAAGATTGTTGACAGGGATGGAGCAAGAGAGTATGCCTGGCGTGAATCTGTCAAGGATACCCCAACAGCCCAGTCCGAGGGTTTGGCAGTTTAA
- the LOC7467499 gene encoding type IV inositol polyphosphate 5-phosphatase 7 isoform X1 — translation MTDGNSKKSKLSWSKKMVRKWFNIKSKNEEFQADDVHGGEVQYRTSFSEREPCTIKKSKTEKFSKNPEQVRRNRMNLDHPRIIDVQNYSIFVASWNVAGRSPLSNLSLDDWLHASPPADIYVLGFQEIVPLNAGNVLGAEDNGPAKKWLALIRKTLNNLPGTSGSGGCYTPSPIPEPIVEIDADFEGSSRQKNASFFHRRSFQTTNSWRMDNDPSIPQPRLDRRFSVCDRVIFGHRPSDYDPSNRWGHRPSDYSRPSDYSRPSDYSRWGSSDDDNGPGESPSTVLYSPMSNGNSYSASTEDGYRRPGHSRYCLVASKQMVGIFLTIWVRSDLREHVKNMKVSCVGRGLMGYLGNKGSISVSMSLHQTSFCFICSHLTSGQKEGDELRRNADVMEILKKTRFPRVHNSGDEKSPETILEHDRVIWLGDLNYRIALSYRAAKALVEMQNWRALLENDQLRIEQRRGRVFRGWSEGKIYFPPTYKYSTNSDRYAGDDMHPKEKRRTPAWCDRILWHGEGLQQSSYVRGESRFSDHRPVYGIFWAEVESSHGPLRKSTSYSSSRIEVEELLPYSHGYTELNFF, via the exons ATGACAGATGGGAACTCCAAGAAAAGCAAg CTCTCCTGGTCCAAGAAAATGGTCAGAAAGTGGTTCAACATCAAGAGCAAAAATGAGGAATTTCAAGCTGATGATGTTCACG gGGGTGAAGTTCAGTACAGGACTAGCTTCTCAGAGAGGGAGCCGTGtacaataaaaaagagcaaaacaG AGAAATTTAGCAAGAATCCAGAGCAGGTCCGGCGGAACAGGATGAATCTTGACCATCCTCGTATCATAGACGTGCAAAACTACAG CATTTTTGTAGCTTCTTGGAATGTGGCTGGAAGATCCCCTCTAAGTAATTTAAGTCTTGATGACTGGCTTCATGCTTCACCTCCAGCAGATATTTATGTTCTTGG ATTTCAAGAGATAGTTCCTTTGAATGCTGGAAATGTTCTGGGTGCAGAAGATAATGGCCCTGCCAAAAAATGGCTGGCTCTCATCAGAAAGACTCTAAACAATCTTCCTGGAACTAGTGGAAGTGGTGGGTGCTATACACCGTCTCCAATCCCTGAGCCAATTGTAGAAATAGATGCTGATTTCGAGGGATCATCTAGACAAAAGAATGCTTCTTTCTTTCATCGCCGGTCATTCCAGACAACCAATAGCTGGAGAATGGACAATGATCCTTCAATTCCTCAGCCACGACTTGATCGGCGATTCAGTGTATGTGATCGGGTAATATTCGGTCACAGGCCAAGTGACTATGATCCTAGCAATAGATGGGGTCACAGACCTAGTGATTATTCCAGGCCCAGTGATTATTCCAGGCCTAGTGATTACTCCAGATGGGGTTCCTCAGATGATGATAATGGGCCCGGGGAATCACCAAGTACTGTTTTATACTCACCAATGTCAAATGGAAATTCCTATTCTGCGTCTACCGAAGATGGATATAGGAGGCCAGGGCATTCAAGGTACTGCTTAGTGGCAAGCAAGCAAATGGTTGGCATATTCCTGACAATATGGGTGAGGAGTGATCTGAGGGAGCACGTCAAAAACATGAAAGTTTCTTGTGTTGGTAGAGGATTGATGGGTTACCTAGGAAATAAG GGATCTATTTCAGTCAGCATGTCCTTGCACCAAACAAGCTTTTGCTTCATATGCAGCCATTTAACCTCTGGGCagaaagaaggtgatgagttAAGAAGGAATGCAGATGTCATGGAGATTCTTAAGAAGACAAGATTTCCGCGGGTTCATAACTCGGGTGATGAAAAGTCTCCAGAAACAATCCTTGAGCATGA TCGAGTTATTTGGCTTGGGGATTTGAATTATCGTATTGCCCTGTCATATCGAGCTGCCAAGGCACTAGTTGAGATGCAAAACTGGAGAGCATTGTTAGAGAATGACCAG TTAAGGATAGAGCAGAGGCGAGGTCGTGTTTTTAGGGGATGGAGTGAGgggaaaatttattttccacCAACCTACAAGTATTCAACCAATTCAGACAGATATGCAGGGGACGATATGCATCCCAAGGAGAAACGTCGAACACCAGCTTG GTGCGATAGAATTTTGTGGCATGGAGAAGGCCTCCAACAATCATCTTATGTACGTGGGGAATCTCGGTTCTCAGATCATAGGCCTGTCTATGGCATATTTTGGGCAGAGGTTGAGTCGAGTCATGGTCCATTGAGGAAAAGCACTAGTTATTCTAGTTCCAGAATTGAGGTAGAGGAGCTTTTGCCGTACTCACATGGGTACACGGAACTAAACTTCTTTTGA
- the LOC7467499 gene encoding type IV inositol polyphosphate 5-phosphatase 7 isoform X2 produces MTDGNSKKSKLSWSKKMVRKWFNIKSKNEEFQADDVHGGEVQYRTSFSEREPCTIKKSKTEKFSKNPEQVRRNRMNLDHPRIIDVQNYSIFVASWNVAGRSPLSNLSLDDWLHASPPADIYVLGFQEIVPLNAGNVLGAEDNGPAKKWLALIRKTLNNLPGTSGSGGCYTPSPIPEPIVEIDADFEGSSRQKNASFFHRRSFQTTNSWRMDNDPSIPQPRLDRRFSVCDRVIFGHRPSDYDPSNRWGHRPSDYSRPSDYSRPSDYSRWGSSDDDNGPGESPSTVLYSPMSNGNSYSASTEDGYRRPGHSRYCLVASKQMVGIFLTIWVRSDLREHVKNMKVSCVGRGLMGYLGNKGSISVSMSLHQTSFCFICSHLTSGQKEGDELRRNADVMEILKKTRFPRVHNSGDEKSPETILEHDRVIWLGDLNYRIALSYRAAKALVEMQNWRALLENDQARFTYVLHIFCFKDRAEARSCF; encoded by the exons ATGACAGATGGGAACTCCAAGAAAAGCAAg CTCTCCTGGTCCAAGAAAATGGTCAGAAAGTGGTTCAACATCAAGAGCAAAAATGAGGAATTTCAAGCTGATGATGTTCACG gGGGTGAAGTTCAGTACAGGACTAGCTTCTCAGAGAGGGAGCCGTGtacaataaaaaagagcaaaacaG AGAAATTTAGCAAGAATCCAGAGCAGGTCCGGCGGAACAGGATGAATCTTGACCATCCTCGTATCATAGACGTGCAAAACTACAG CATTTTTGTAGCTTCTTGGAATGTGGCTGGAAGATCCCCTCTAAGTAATTTAAGTCTTGATGACTGGCTTCATGCTTCACCTCCAGCAGATATTTATGTTCTTGG ATTTCAAGAGATAGTTCCTTTGAATGCTGGAAATGTTCTGGGTGCAGAAGATAATGGCCCTGCCAAAAAATGGCTGGCTCTCATCAGAAAGACTCTAAACAATCTTCCTGGAACTAGTGGAAGTGGTGGGTGCTATACACCGTCTCCAATCCCTGAGCCAATTGTAGAAATAGATGCTGATTTCGAGGGATCATCTAGACAAAAGAATGCTTCTTTCTTTCATCGCCGGTCATTCCAGACAACCAATAGCTGGAGAATGGACAATGATCCTTCAATTCCTCAGCCACGACTTGATCGGCGATTCAGTGTATGTGATCGGGTAATATTCGGTCACAGGCCAAGTGACTATGATCCTAGCAATAGATGGGGTCACAGACCTAGTGATTATTCCAGGCCCAGTGATTATTCCAGGCCTAGTGATTACTCCAGATGGGGTTCCTCAGATGATGATAATGGGCCCGGGGAATCACCAAGTACTGTTTTATACTCACCAATGTCAAATGGAAATTCCTATTCTGCGTCTACCGAAGATGGATATAGGAGGCCAGGGCATTCAAGGTACTGCTTAGTGGCAAGCAAGCAAATGGTTGGCATATTCCTGACAATATGGGTGAGGAGTGATCTGAGGGAGCACGTCAAAAACATGAAAGTTTCTTGTGTTGGTAGAGGATTGATGGGTTACCTAGGAAATAAG GGATCTATTTCAGTCAGCATGTCCTTGCACCAAACAAGCTTTTGCTTCATATGCAGCCATTTAACCTCTGGGCagaaagaaggtgatgagttAAGAAGGAATGCAGATGTCATGGAGATTCTTAAGAAGACAAGATTTCCGCGGGTTCATAACTCGGGTGATGAAAAGTCTCCAGAAACAATCCTTGAGCATGA TCGAGTTATTTGGCTTGGGGATTTGAATTATCGTATTGCCCTGTCATATCGAGCTGCCAAGGCACTAGTTGAGATGCAAAACTGGAGAGCATTGTTAGAGAATGACCAGGCACGCTTTACATATGTTCTCCATATTTTCTGTT TTAAGGATAGAGCAGAGGCGAGGTCGTGTTTTTAG
- the LOC7473419 gene encoding protein RDM1, with the protein MKRTIPWTDPVDVISSDESSSSDSDIELNDGLDGQRLSNYVTIDQPIKETTSEGVLIRRAEMYQDYMRHIPIPVQRGSAIPFSSWAGLGKSIKQLYQQPLHYLTNILLNKWDQQRIGSEDEHTPLDIMIHPCKAEATIWLVEEVHRRTSSHHHVAKIWQSDPMHHAFVDSIFPKL; encoded by the exons ATGAAGAGGACAATACCATGGACTGACCCGGTTGATGTTATATCATCGGATGAATCTTCTTCCTCGGATTCAGATATAGAGCTTAATGATGGACTTGATGGCCAGCGGTTATCCAATTATGTTACAATTGATCAACCCATCAAAGAAACGACATCTGAGG GTGTGTTGATTAGAAGGGCAGAAATGTATCAAGATTACATGAGGCATATCCCTATCCCAGTACAACGTGGCTCTGCCATCCCATTTTCCTCATGGGCGGGGTTAGGCAAATCCATCAAGCAACTATATCAGCAGCCCTTGCATTACCTCACCAACATTCTTCTAAATAAGTGGGATCAACAACGAATCGGCAGTGAGGACGAGCATACACCCTTGGATATCATGATTCATCCTTGTAAAGCTGAAGCCACCATCTGGCTTGTTGAAGAAGTTCACAGGCGCACATCATCACATCATCACGTGGCTAAAATCTGGCAATCTGACCCAATGCACCATGCTTTTGTAGACTCCATTTTCCCAAAGTTATGA